A section of the Amycolatopsis sp. AA4 genome encodes:
- a CDS encoding cupin domain-containing protein: MTTTESKHQHLEELIDSCIAARETRYEDWDTLGFQAAAKGDEFRRAQIRYIGSGATGNHEGDARQLPSEHFTFSNMRLPVGAIGPEHTHHDVEEAFFVLEGTLEVTVHDVEDGTKTATRVLGYRDLIRVPAGVPRSLRNAGDTDALFCVIIGAQKPQLPTYPPTSPMHGVTR; the protein is encoded by the coding sequence ATGACCACCACCGAAAGCAAGCACCAGCACCTCGAGGAGCTCATCGACTCGTGCATCGCCGCTCGCGAGACGCGGTACGAGGACTGGGACACCCTCGGTTTCCAGGCCGCCGCGAAGGGCGACGAGTTCCGCCGCGCGCAGATCCGCTACATCGGCTCCGGCGCGACCGGCAACCACGAGGGCGACGCCCGCCAGCTGCCCTCGGAGCACTTCACCTTCTCCAACATGCGGCTGCCGGTCGGCGCGATCGGCCCGGAGCACACCCACCACGACGTGGAAGAGGCGTTCTTCGTCCTCGAAGGCACCCTGGAGGTGACCGTGCACGACGTCGAGGACGGCACCAAGACCGCCACCCGCGTGCTCGGCTACCGCGACCTGATCCGCGTGCCCGCCGGGGTGCCGCGCAGCCTGCGCAACGCCGGCGACACCGACGCGCTGTTCTGCGTCATCATCGGCGCGCAGAAGCCGCAGCTGCCGACCTACCCGCCCACCTCGCCGATGCACGGCGTCACTCGCTGA